In one window of Candidatus Goldiibacteriota bacterium DNA:
- a CDS encoding amidohydrolase family protein has product MKIIDTHTHFFTDDRSPADKEYLKSEGLILEGNDGELEGLKKFMREDGVSVSVNAPIALSHQACLKVNRMMIEFNNTQKDVICLGTMHPSMEREAFEEARFLAENGIKGVKMHPQIQDFYPDDNSMKDIYEACQKNGLYMVQHAGAGAEPEFDRDKIKGTPERFRDVIETYPGLKLVIAHMGGLNMWEDAMKYLCGKNVLFDTAYCTVIKDALLTEIVKAHGADKVMFGSDFPWVRARDIKAKLISCIKDDRERELVFWGNAAALLGIKPVA; this is encoded by the coding sequence ATGAAAATCATTGATACTCACACCCACTTTTTTACCGATGACAGAAGTCCGGCAGATAAAGAGTATCTTAAATCAGAAGGTTTGATACTGGAAGGTAATGACGGGGAGCTTGAAGGGTTAAAAAAGTTTATGAGAGAAGACGGGGTATCTGTTTCGGTAAATGCCCCTATTGCTTTATCACATCAGGCCTGTTTAAAAGTGAACAGGATGATGATTGAATTTAATAATACGCAGAAAGATGTAATCTGCCTTGGCACAATGCATCCTTCAATGGAAAGGGAAGCGTTTGAAGAGGCGCGGTTTCTGGCAGAAAACGGTATCAAAGGCGTTAAGATGCACCCGCAGATTCAGGACTTTTATCCGGATGATAACAGTATGAAAGATATTTATGAAGCGTGCCAAAAGAACGGCCTTTATATGGTGCAGCACGCGGGCGCGGGCGCGGAGCCTGAATTTGACCGCGATAAAATAAAAGGAACGCCTGAAAGATTTAGAGATGTTATTGAGACATATCCCGGTTTAAAACTGGTAATAGCGCACATGGGCGGGCTTAATATGTGGGAAGATGCGATGAAATACCTTTGCGGTAAAAATGTCCTGTTTGACACCGCTTACTGTACGGTTATAAAAGACGCGCTGCTTACAGAAATAGTAAAAGCCCACGGCGCGGATAAAGTAATGTTCGGTTCAGATTTCCCGTGGGTAAGGGCAAGGGATATAAAAGCAAAGCTTATAAGTTGTATCAAAGATGACAGGGAAAGGGAATTGGTTTTTTGGGGTAACGCGGCCGCTTTACTGGGGATAAAGCCGGTCGCATAA
- a CDS encoding amidohydrolase family protein — protein MKIDVHTHFFPDEIAEKTIRHLENLGGIKGYGNGDLVSLRQYMKEDGVDISVNVPAATKPEQITGINRRMVEFNKAGNKDVICFGAMHPYFNTVGSFEDEIQFLYDNGIKGIKMHPEYQQFYPDDGRVKKVYKTCSKLGMIILFHAGADCAFDENDVKGTPQRFARVAETYPQLKMVLAHMGGYHLWDDVYRYLVGKNVYFDTAFCDEMEDTAFTNIIKDHGTDKVMLGSDFPWERSGKIIAKIEKCFPENDIKERIYHLNAEKLLGLSV, from the coding sequence ATGAAAATTGACGTACATACCCATTTTTTTCCCGATGAAATCGCGGAAAAAACAATAAGGCACCTTGAAAACCTTGGCGGCATAAAAGGGTATGGCAACGGTGATTTAGTATCTTTGCGGCAGTATATGAAAGAAGACGGCGTTGATATATCGGTTAATGTGCCGGCCGCCACAAAGCCGGAGCAGATTACCGGAATTAACAGGCGCATGGTTGAATTCAACAAAGCCGGAAATAAAGATGTTATATGTTTTGGCGCTATGCACCCTTATTTTAATACCGTAGGCAGTTTTGAGGATGAAATTCAGTTTTTATATGATAATGGCATTAAAGGCATTAAGATGCACCCGGAGTATCAGCAGTTTTATCCTGATGACGGGCGGGTAAAAAAAGTTTATAAGACTTGTTCAAAACTGGGCATGATAATTTTATTTCACGCCGGGGCGGACTGCGCTTTTGATGAGAACGATGTAAAAGGCACGCCGCAGCGGTTTGCAAGGGTTGCTGAAACTTATCCGCAGTTGAAAATGGTGCTTGCCCACATGGGCGGCTATCACCTGTGGGATGACGTTTACAGGTATCTTGTCGGCAAAAATGTTTATTTTGACACTGCCTTCTGTGATGAAATGGAAGATACGGCTTTTACCAATATAATAAAAGACCACGGAACGGATAAAGTAATGCTTGGTTCTGACTTTCCGTGGGAACGCTCGGGCAAAATTATAGCGAAGATTGAAAAGTGTTTTCCTGAAAATGATATCAAAGAAAGAATATATCATTTAAACGCCGAAAAACTTCTGGGTCTGTCAGTCTGA
- a CDS encoding CIA30 family protein yields the protein MKKTIVISSFIAALFLITSCAGVISFRKPGTARVSKAAAGAVLKPVLFDDFERGNIPMSYSYANTQAAANMSKFAVTGDEKYNGSSSAASAYDTGTSSEWGCGAALASAYATEGYIDAAGRKFITAWVLAPENTTFYFFVNEAAANGGDGEYWNSPSQTGAGKWAYYEIPFDEFFKNIYSGSQAGNNDLDPSAIGVVGVQLGGMQGKGTIYLDDIWLK from the coding sequence TTGAAAAAAACAATTGTAATTTCTTCATTCATAGCGGCATTATTTTTAATTACTTCCTGCGCGGGCGTAATTTCATTCAGAAAACCCGGTACCGCAAGGGTTTCAAAGGCCGCTGCAGGGGCTGTGTTAAAGCCCGTTCTTTTTGATGATTTTGAAAGGGGAAATATCCCGATGTCTTATTCTTACGCCAACACGCAGGCGGCGGCTAATATGTCTAAGTTTGCGGTTACAGGCGATGAAAAATATAACGGAAGCAGTTCTGCGGCTTCGGCTTATGACACGGGGACAAGTTCTGAATGGGGCTGCGGCGCGGCTCTTGCCAGCGCTTATGCAACCGAAGGTTACATTGATGCCGCAGGAAGAAAGTTTATTACGGCATGGGTACTTGCTCCGGAAAATACAACTTTTTATTTCTTTGTAAATGAAGCCGCGGCAAACGGCGGCGACGGGGAATACTGGAATTCGCCAAGCCAGACAGGCGCGGGAAAGTGGGCTTATTATGAAATTCCTTTTGATGAATTCTTCAAGAATATATATTCCGGCTCACAGGCGGGAAATAATGATTTAGACCCATCCGCTATAGGCGTTGTCGGCGTTCAGCTTGGCGGTATGCAGGGTAAGGGTACAATATATCTGGATGATATCTGGCTTAAGTAG
- a CDS encoding sugar phosphate isomerase/epimerase: MSYKLSAVTWSQHYSYELGKIDDMGLIDLYAEHGLGGIEFIMEHLKSHGEKHLLKLKKYASDKNITFSAISPGNNFGNVNDKDNKANLTYVQKSIDTAYILGAPNVRVFAGWPPAGMREKMRGTAVRYMKLAAKYAEKKGITLAVEPHNNGGFLPDSKSAIRFIKDVNSPSVKMNVDTGNYLGHDEDIYKAIAASMKYTVNCHLKVHAISKDGKKTSDFNLDRVFEVLSGAQYTGWIAIEYEGQEFVSGEKPDRAKNEMEYFGAAVKRAKELIKKYY; the protein is encoded by the coding sequence ATGTCATATAAGCTAAGCGCGGTTACATGGTCGCAGCACTATTCTTATGAACTTGGAAAGATTGATGATATGGGTTTGATTGACCTTTATGCAGAACATGGCCTTGGCGGAATTGAATTTATTATGGAGCATTTAAAATCTCACGGTGAAAAACACCTGTTAAAATTGAAAAAATACGCGTCAGATAAAAATATTACTTTTTCCGCAATATCGCCGGGCAATAATTTTGGCAATGTGAACGATAAGGATAATAAAGCAAATCTGACATACGTTCAGAAAAGCATTGATACCGCGTATATCCTTGGCGCGCCAAATGTAAGGGTGTTTGCCGGCTGGCCGCCCGCGGGTATGCGTGAAAAGATGCGGGGCACAGCTGTTAGGTATATGAAGCTTGCCGCAAAATATGCCGAAAAAAAGGGAATAACGCTTGCGGTAGAGCCGCATAACAACGGCGGTTTTCTGCCGGATTCAAAGTCCGCAATCAGGTTCATAAAAGATGTTAACTCCCCGTCTGTTAAAATGAATGTAGATACCGGGAATTACCTTGGGCACGATGAGGATATTTATAAAGCAATAGCCGCTTCAATGAAATATACCGTAAACTGCCACTTAAAAGTCCACGCCATATCCAAAGACGGCAAAAAGACATCCGACTTTAATCTTGATAGGGTGTTTGAAGTGTTAAGCGGCGCGCAATATACCGGGTGGATAGCAATTGAATATGAAGGGCAGGAATTTGTAAGTGGTGAAAAACCGGACAGGGCAAAGAATGAAATGGAGTATTTTGGGGCGGCTGTCAAAAGGGCGAAGGAACTGATAAAGAAGTACTATTAA
- a CDS encoding carboxypeptidase regulatory-like domain-containing protein codes for MKKIIISFLLISVFAASAFSLPRVTENPKVLIPNDESVTVRWDDGFTASPITRTCEIVFGTSPSSYSGQINQTALGEAAFVPQDYGMTGGVYYCRVSDTVINETSREFKLYVESSNAPQYIAPANNAVLTTLNPVLSWQPVAGVPYYTVFMFDSKAEIDFGSGSVSITANVIWAATTDQTSIEYPQPDPSGYYDKLAPPPLVQGLTYSWAVVNNYSGSPSLISDAFSGVRAFTVNMPAGVSAPVLNLPADGAVFIDQEVDLSWNSVAGASGYKVFLSRKEEGSGEIIGSASVPVWSGETLDTQINIPYNIWLYNANYEWYVMAFDSAGKGVKSAVRSFNYQTTVYPVHIAINENTSLGTEAVPQAILFVETISGGSVNLYPYTCRDDGTFDIDLPAGTYKFTVKKEGYNTQDFSVAVAGAVSETFTITKSAYSLTGSITDDSANALQAVQLTAKLDGVTATASTLANGAFVLYLDNYGPWQITAVKAGYAETVITELVPDGTMTGNYDVIKLSPIIMVKNLNSVSGQVTNDTAQGIAGAVVAVSDISNTYTDTTDSSGNYFISLPDGSYEVAVSKTGFVPPPVSALSVALGESKVRNFTMSPEANIISGTVSRNAAPFAGVLVRAVPSAGSPLETYTDIFGAYSISAGIGDFTVDAYYSGYTSDQSRTVSFITGGNTSSGNYFAMSENGSFVNGTVTIDGTAPLEGAAVSNGVTTVYTDASGNYSLSMLSGTYTISGAKTGYSSDGDEPIIVGVGQTLNDIDFVLSPNACVINGVVRDNLGTPVSGAAVFAVGPGVTQTALTDSLGNYSISIMANPQVFSVYASKNGFNDSSDVVLTLSPGQISNGNNLTLIPDIGYLTGVVTDGVNPVNSAAVYILNASGVTKTVLTDTNGVYFTGVKTGGISVYASKLWYVNSSLTTDSVDSSNTTYNAKIINLQLFPDAQTITGIITDGVNPLNGVAVTVTAPGATINAMTDGSGRYVAMIPGLSTSVRVQCVKAGYTSTSDDVATWGIPAHLYHFDRAMSAAYGTLQMDIATSDVSPINAVVSANGNTKAVLGPSPVNAFAMPLLPGTYNITVSQAGYSDAVVSDVLIGIGTTYIGTLVLSQISTPRTISGNVNDGAVNIAGATVQVFRFDNTFVTSAVTDASGNFSIAGLLALAYNIVVYKDGYNVLEQNADVSLGDLTGLNLMLTEKTAALYANVTGAGTALQGAFITLEGTGSNLGYTGSGTTGADGGVTITALNAGDYNVTVSKSGYTTLNSTVNLTAGVTAQQEYTMTVNPGETGGVAGTIKDADANAMPAVTVNIYDQAFPDTVYGTASTDLTGIFWHVLPAGNYTLVPVKDGYSSSPVQEYISIAAGTTVTASFTMSPLTGGGITITGPLNPVFNTNIGGPYNFAAVLKDGDGKSVSAVFSWRVSPKEAGTITSAGVFTPDTNYIGQITIFAAAQGYEGAYECPVYQKLYAGMGAVDVTDYKGFSLQIPSGAYSPLNTLDRITMYKMPASGIYGTSRDLKAMGSIYKITEGVIFDMNCTVTLPIPAEYTGGNYSAGIWSADTLSWISIGGTVSGSSISTGSSTLSRFAVLSEMGQLAMDFSELTPNPFSPKRGELKIRYAISTKEGSSVETTIKVFNVAGKLVRTIIDRQFRAAGAVNNDYWDGRDESGKWCANGRYIIQVEIKDAKEKKQYLYSVAVVK; via the coding sequence ATGAAAAAAATTATTATTTCATTTTTGTTAATATCCGTGTTTGCCGCGTCGGCGTTTTCGCTGCCGCGTGTGACCGAAAACCCGAAGGTATTAATACCAAACGATGAATCTGTTACTGTGCGTTGGGATGATGGTTTTACGGCAAGCCCGATTACGCGCACCTGTGAAATAGTTTTTGGAACTTCGCCGTCATCATATTCAGGGCAGATAAACCAGACTGCCCTTGGGGAAGCCGCTTTTGTTCCTCAGGATTATGGCATGACAGGCGGTGTCTACTATTGCCGCGTATCAGACACGGTTATAAATGAAACTTCGCGCGAATTTAAACTTTATGTTGAATCTTCTAATGCCCCGCAGTATATTGCGCCCGCGAATAATGCTGTATTGACAACCCTTAATCCGGTATTAAGCTGGCAGCCGGTTGCAGGTGTCCCTTATTATACGGTGTTTATGTTTGACAGCAAGGCGGAAATAGATTTTGGTTCAGGTTCTGTTTCAATCACCGCCAACGTGATCTGGGCGGCCACCACCGACCAGACAAGCATAGAGTATCCTCAGCCTGACCCGTCGGGATATTATGACAAACTTGCACCGCCCCCTTTGGTACAGGGGCTTACTTATTCCTGGGCTGTGGTAAATAATTATAGCGGCTCTCCTTCGTTAATATCAGATGCATTCTCCGGAGTAAGGGCTTTTACGGTTAATATGCCTGCGGGTGTTTCGGCGCCTGTGTTAAACCTTCCTGCGGACGGCGCTGTATTTATTGATCAGGAAGTTGATCTTTCCTGGAATAGCGTTGCAGGAGCATCAGGGTATAAAGTTTTTCTATCAAGAAAAGAAGAGGGCAGCGGCGAAATAATAGGCTCTGCAAGCGTGCCGGTGTGGAGTGGGGAAACGCTTGATACGCAGATAAATATCCCGTATAACATATGGCTTTATAATGCTAATTATGAATGGTATGTGATGGCTTTTGATTCCGCAGGCAAAGGCGTAAAAAGCGCGGTCAGGTCATTTAATTATCAGACAACTGTATATCCCGTCCATATAGCAATAAATGAGAATACTTCTTTGGGGACAGAGGCAGTACCTCAGGCAATTCTTTTTGTGGAAACCATTTCCGGCGGTTCGGTAAACCTTTACCCTTACACGTGCAGGGATGATGGAACCTTTGATATTGACCTGCCTGCCGGAACGTATAAGTTTACAGTGAAAAAAGAAGGGTATAATACGCAGGATTTCAGTGTGGCAGTTGCAGGCGCTGTAAGCGAAACATTTACCATTACAAAAAGCGCTTATTCTCTTACCGGAAGTATTACCGATGATTCTGCTAACGCGCTGCAGGCAGTGCAGTTAACGGCAAAACTTGACGGCGTGACAGCCACCGCTTCCACACTGGCAAACGGTGCTTTTGTCCTTTATCTTGATAATTACGGCCCGTGGCAGATAACCGCGGTTAAAGCGGGGTATGCGGAAACTGTAATAACAGAGCTTGTACCGGATGGAACAATGACAGGTAATTATGATGTGATTAAATTATCTCCTATTATAATGGTTAAAAATCTGAATTCTGTTTCCGGGCAGGTTACAAATGACACGGCGCAGGGAATAGCGGGCGCTGTGGTGGCGGTATCAGATATTTCCAACACTTATACTGACACAACAGATTCATCGGGTAATTATTTTATTTCACTGCCGGACGGCAGTTATGAAGTTGCTGTAAGTAAGACAGGTTTTGTGCCGCCGCCTGTTTCGGCGCTGTCAGTTGCGCTTGGAGAGTCAAAGGTAAGGAATTTTACAATGTCTCCTGAGGCAAACATAATAAGCGGTACTGTGTCAAGAAACGCGGCGCCTTTTGCGGGTGTGTTGGTGCGGGCGGTGCCTTCTGCGGGTAGTCCTCTAGAAACTTATACCGATATTTTTGGAGCGTATTCCATAAGCGCCGGCATTGGCGATTTTACGGTTGACGCGTATTACAGCGGCTATACATCTGACCAAAGCAGGACAGTTTCTTTTATAACCGGCGGAAACACGTCGTCTGGAAATTATTTTGCAATGTCGGAAAACGGCTCTTTTGTAAACGGCACGGTAACAATAGACGGAACCGCGCCGCTTGAAGGCGCGGCGGTTTCAAACGGAGTAACAACAGTATATACTGATGCGTCGGGAAATTATTCGCTTTCAATGTTATCAGGTACTTACACAATTTCGGGGGCTAAAACCGGATATTCTTCAGATGGCGATGAGCCTATAATAGTCGGCGTGGGGCAGACTTTAAATGATATAGATTTTGTTCTGTCGCCAAACGCGTGCGTAATTAACGGCGTTGTGCGTGATAATTTAGGCACGCCTGTAAGCGGGGCGGCAGTTTTTGCTGTAGGGCCGGGGGTTACACAAACGGCTTTAACAGACAGCCTGGGAAATTATTCGATTTCCATTATGGCTAATCCGCAGGTTTTCAGTGTCTATGCTTCAAAAAACGGATTTAATGATTCGTCTGATGTTGTGCTTACACTTTCTCCGGGGCAGATATCAAACGGGAATAACCTTACTTTAATTCCGGATATAGGTTACCTGACAGGCGTTGTAACAGACGGGGTTAACCCCGTGAATTCAGCGGCTGTTTATATCTTAAACGCGTCAGGAGTAACAAAGACTGTTTTAACGGATACAAACGGGGTTTATTTTACAGGGGTTAAGACAGGCGGGATATCGGTTTACGCATCAAAATTATGGTATGTGAATTCTTCTTTGACAACAGATTCTGTTGATTCTTCAAATACAACATATAACGCAAAGATTATTAACCTGCAGCTTTTTCCTGACGCGCAAACAATAACGGGTATAATAACTGATGGTGTAAATCCGCTTAACGGTGTTGCGGTAACGGTCACCGCGCCGGGAGCCACAATTAATGCTATGACAGACGGATCGGGGCGTTATGTTGCCATGATACCCGGTTTAAGTACTTCTGTGAGGGTACAGTGCGTAAAAGCAGGATATACTTCCACATCTGATGATGTTGCAACTTGGGGAATTCCTGCACATCTTTATCATTTTGATAGGGCAATGAGCGCAGCTTACGGCACTCTTCAGATGGACATAGCCACTTCTGATGTAAGCCCGATAAATGCTGTTGTTTCAGCCAACGGCAATACAAAAGCGGTTTTGGGCCCATCACCTGTAAACGCTTTTGCCATGCCTCTTCTTCCGGGAACTTACAACATCACAGTTTCGCAGGCAGGGTATTCTGATGCCGTGGTTTCGGATGTTTTAATCGGCATCGGAACAACATATATAGGGACATTAGTACTTAGTCAGATTTCTACGCCAAGGACAATCTCCGGAAATGTAAATGACGGCGCTGTAAATATAGCGGGTGCAACGGTGCAGGTATTCAGGTTTGATAATACGTTTGTTACGTCAGCTGTAACTGATGCTTCGGGAAATTTTTCCATCGCCGGACTTTTAGCACTCGCCTATAATATTGTTGTTTATAAGGATGGATATAATGTACTGGAACAGAATGCGGATGTTTCACTGGGTGATTTAACAGGGCTGAATTTAATGCTTACGGAAAAAACCGCGGCTCTTTATGCGAATGTCACAGGCGCGGGTACTGCGCTTCAGGGGGCATTTATCACCCTTGAAGGTACGGGGTCCAACCTTGGCTACACAGGTTCAGGTACAACCGGCGCTGACGGCGGTGTTACAATTACCGCGCTTAACGCGGGGGATTATAATGTAACAGTTTCAAAAAGCGGGTATACAACTCTTAATTCTACGGTTAATCTTACAGCCGGTGTTACCGCGCAGCAGGAATATACAATGACAGTTAATCCCGGTGAGACGGGCGGAGTGGCGGGAACAATTAAGGATGCTGATGCAAATGCAATGCCGGCAGTTACGGTTAATATTTACGATCAGGCTTTCCCGGATACCGTGTACGGAACTGCTTCAACCGATTTGACGGGAATTTTCTGGCATGTATTGCCTGCGGGAAATTACACGCTTGTCCCGGTAAAGGACGGTTACTCCTCTTCTCCTGTCCAGGAGTATATTTCAATCGCTGCAGGCACAACTGTTACGGCTTCATTTACAATGTCGCCGTTAACGGGCGGCGGTATTACAATTACAGGGCCGCTTAATCCTGTGTTTAACACAAACATCGGCGGGCCGTATAATTTTGCGGCAGTTTTAAAAGACGGGGATGGCAAGTCTGTATCTGCCGTATTTTCGTGGAGGGTTTCGCCGAAGGAAGCGGGTACAATAACTTCAGCAGGCGTCTTTACGCCTGATACAAATTACATAGGACAGATAACAATATTTGCCGCGGCGCAGGGATACGAAGGCGCTTACGAATGCCCGGTATACCAGAAACTTTACGCGGGAATGGGGGCTGTGGATGTCACCGATTATAAAGGTTTTAGCCTTCAGATACCTTCAGGTGCATACTCTCCGCTGAACACACTTGACAGGATAACAATGTATAAGATGCCTGCATCAGGTATTTATGGAACCTCGCGTGATTTGAAGGCAATGGGTAGTATTTATAAAATTACAGAAGGCGTAATTTTTGATATGAACTGCACGGTTACGCTTCCTATACCGGCAGAATACACCGGCGGTAATTACAGCGCGGGAATATGGAGCGCGGACACTCTCTCATGGATATCAATCGGCGGAACAGTATCAGGGTCTTCAATAAGCACAGGGTCCTCAACATTGTCGCGGTTTGCAGTGCTGTCAGAAATGGGGCAGCTGGCAATGGACTTCTCGGAATTAACGCCTAATCCGTTTTCTCCTAAAAGAGGGGAATTAAAGATAAGGTACGCAATAAGCACTAAAGAAGGGTCGTCTGTTGAAACTACAATAAAAGTATTTAATGTCGCCGGAAAACTTGTAAGGACAATCATAGACAGGCAGTTCAGGGCGGCGGGTGCTGTTAATAATGATTACTGGGACGGCAGGGATGAAAGCGGCAAATGGTGCGCTAACGGCAGGTATATAATACAGGTGGAAATAAAAGACGCCAAAGAGAAAAAACAGTATTTGTACTCTGTGGCGGTAGTGAAATAG
- the metF gene encoding methylenetetrahydrofolate reductase [NAD(P)H]: MKISEILKNKEFVFSLEIFPPKPDSDISVIYNTLDGLKDLKPDFISITFGAGGGTRSRTVEIAERIENHYKIPCMAHLTCIGATKDSITGILNELQSKNIQNIMALRGDLPEGVKDPLKDFKYASDLVKFIKNKWDFCVGVAGYPEKHPEAIDIKVDIENLKNKVEAGASFITTQLFLNDDHYFNFVKLAREAGIKVPVLPGIMTATKISSLERMTKMCGVEIPERFKAATSTCAIDNPVCDETVKYTVNQINHLIKNGVPGIHLYSMNRVEQNRRIYEESDISKLRKENA, translated from the coding sequence TTGAAGATAAGCGAAATTTTAAAGAATAAAGAGTTTGTTTTTTCCCTGGAGATATTTCCGCCAAAGCCGGATTCGGATATATCGGTAATTTATAATACACTGGACGGGCTTAAGGATTTAAAGCCCGATTTTATAAGCATTACATTTGGCGCCGGCGGCGGCACCCGTTCAAGGACTGTGGAAATTGCGGAACGTATTGAAAATCATTATAAAATACCCTGCATGGCACACCTTACCTGCATTGGCGCCACAAAAGATTCCATTACAGGTATATTAAATGAACTGCAATCAAAGAATATTCAGAATATAATGGCGCTAAGGGGCGACCTGCCTGAAGGTGTTAAAGACCCGCTGAAAGATTTCAAGTACGCATCTGACCTTGTTAAATTTATAAAGAATAAATGGGATTTCTGCGTGGGTGTAGCCGGATACCCTGAAAAACACCCTGAAGCAATAGATATAAAAGTGGATATAGAAAATCTTAAGAATAAAGTTGAAGCAGGGGCTTCTTTTATCACCACTCAGTTGTTTTTAAATGATGACCATTACTTCAATTTTGTTAAATTGGCCAGGGAAGCGGGAATCAAAGTGCCTGTTCTGCCGGGAATAATGACAGCGACAAAGATTTCAAGCCTTGAACGTATGACAAAGATGTGCGGAGTGGAGATTCCGGAGCGGTTTAAAGCAGCCACTTCCACCTGTGCAATTGATAATCCTGTATGTGATGAAACCGTGAAATATACCGTAAATCAGATAAACCATCTGATAAAAAATGGCGTGCCCGGAATTCATCTGTATTCTATGAACAGGGTGGAACAGAACAGGCGTATTTATGAAGAGTCGGATATCTCAAAGTTGAGAAAAGAAAATGCTTAA
- a CDS encoding Gfo/Idh/MocA family oxidoreductase, with amino-acid sequence MKMIKAAVIGAGKIAERTHLPQYKELKNVEVAAICDINRKKAERLAKIFSIPAVYTDYKKMIKECGCEAVSVCTPNYLHAPMSIFAAKNNMHVLVEKPMAMSVKEMKAMIAASKAAMKILMVEQSHRFDPGHEVLKDIVDSGIIGKVVSVRGKLGHSGPEFWSDDSPWFFDEKKSGGGVTVDVGIHILDLIRFVTGKNVASVSGYMANLVKKKAKLEDNVEAALKFTDGTIGVYEASWTNSPYEVVVQVYGTKGKAMVNQSNYDPQRVRVWTVDPANPYNTVKEVRYKIPAKSRNISPIGHFVDCMVNKKKCIIDGTEGMKSAAVVIATRQSAKTGKPVKLTV; translated from the coding sequence ATGAAAATGATAAAAGCGGCTGTGATTGGGGCGGGCAAGATTGCGGAAAGGACGCATCTTCCGCAGTATAAAGAATTAAAGAATGTGGAAGTGGCGGCAATATGCGATATAAACAGAAAAAAAGCTGAACGCCTTGCGAAAATATTTTCAATACCGGCTGTATATACAGATTACAAAAAGATGATAAAAGAGTGCGGCTGCGAAGCTGTTTCCGTATGTACCCCCAACTATCTTCACGCGCCTATGTCAATATTCGCTGCAAAAAATAATATGCACGTCCTTGTGGAAAAACCTATGGCGATGTCAGTAAAAGAGATGAAAGCAATGATAGCGGCTTCAAAGGCGGCTATGAAAATTTTAATGGTGGAACAGTCACACCGTTTTGACCCCGGCCACGAAGTTTTAAAAGATATAGTGGACAGCGGCATCATTGGAAAAGTTGTATCAGTGCGCGGCAAGCTTGGCCATTCCGGGCCGGAATTCTGGTCGGATGATTCTCCATGGTTTTTTGATGAAAAAAAATCAGGCGGCGGCGTGACTGTTGATGTCGGAATACACATCCTTGACCTTATCCGTTTTGTCACCGGCAAGAATGTGGCGTCGGTCTCCGGTTATATGGCAAACCTTGTAAAGAAAAAAGCAAAACTTGAAGATAACGTGGAAGCCGCGCTTAAATTCACGGACGGAACAATAGGAGTGTATGAAGCCTCGTGGACAAACAGCCCGTATGAAGTTGTAGTGCAGGTTTACGGGACAAAAGGCAAAGCAATGGTAAACCAGTCCAACTATGACCCGCAGAGGGTGCGCGTGTGGACGGTGGATCCGGCAAATCCATACAACACGGTAAAGGAAGTCAGGTATAAGATTCCCGCGAAAAGCAGGAATATAAGCCCTATCGGGCATTTTGTTGACTGTATGGTAAACAAAAAGAAATGTATTATAGACGGAACAGAAGGTATGAAATCCGCTGCTGTTGTTATTGCCACAAGGCAGTCCGCCAAAACCGGCAAGCCGGTTAAACTTACGGTATAG
- the crcB gene encoding fluoride efflux transporter CrcB, protein MLNKILMVAAGGGLGAVLRYAVTHFVNLAFPGTVVSHWGTLAVNLVGSFLIGILFSTVQGVPHFNHLWLFFAVGFMGAFTTFSSYALEMHNQLGAGMYKDAALNFLLNNIGGVLMVFAGIMVVKMVKGQ, encoded by the coding sequence ATGCTTAATAAGATACTTATGGTGGCGGCAGGCGGCGGCCTTGGTGCTGTTTTAAGATACGCTGTCACGCACTTTGTTAACCTGGCGTTTCCCGGGACTGTTGTATCCCACTGGGGTACGCTTGCGGTTAATCTTGTCGGTTCTTTTCTGATAGGCATTCTGTTTTCCACCGTGCAGGGTGTGCCGCATTTTAACCATCTGTGGCTGTTTTTCGCGGTGGGGTTTATGGGAGCGTTTACAACGTTTTCGTCATACGCTCTGGAAATGCATAACCAGCTTGGCGCGGGAATGTATAAAGACGCCGCGCTTAATTTTTTACTGAATAATATTGGCGGTGTACTTATGGTTTTTGCGGGTATAATGGTTGTTAAGATGGTAAAAGGACAATAA